From Rutidosis leptorrhynchoides isolate AG116_Rl617_1_P2 chromosome 3, CSIRO_AGI_Rlap_v1, whole genome shotgun sequence, a single genomic window includes:
- the LOC139895723 gene encoding WRKY transcription factor 55-like isoform X2 yields MSMEEIVSLIFHGCKLVKNLEETLANIANQPHALINSCDEISSAFGNVREKLSMALQEYGHHDHEPPMVVPEWLTSSHGIMDMVLHEQLAHHQQNELEAIIGQEFGAGNVEAVATKDIAPSSLHRTRKRKHEADRRMYRIPAPRMGNTEIPPEDGYTWRKYGQKEILGSRFPRL; encoded by the exons ATGTCAATGGAGGAAATTGTTTCTTTAATCTTTCATGGGTGTAAGTTAGTTAAAAACCTTGAAGAAACACTAGCCAATATAGCAAACCAACCCCATGCTCTTATTAATTCGTGTGATGAGATTAGTAGTGCTTTTGGTAATGTGAGGGAGAAGTTGAGCATGGCGCTGCAAGAGTATGGTCACCATGATCATGAGCCGCCAATGGTCGTGCCAGAGTGGCTAACAAGTTCGCACGGCATAATGGATATGGTGCTACATGAACAACTTGCTCACCATCAACAAAATGAATTGGAGGCCATTATTGGTCAAGAATTTGGTGCTGGAAATGTGGAAGCTGTGGCAACGAAAGATATCGCTCCTTCTTCATTGCATCGAACTAGAAAAAG GAAACATGAAGCAGATAGACGAATGTATCGTATACCTGCTCCCAGAATGGGCAACACAGAAATTCCACCAGAAGACGGCTACACTTGGAGAAAATACGGTCAAAAAGAAATACTTGGCTCGAGATTTCCAAG GTTGTAG
- the LOC139895721 gene encoding probable WRKY transcription factor 54: MDQKQQFLIETLTKGRDSLKKLQYLLRRKVNDDDGTGSVEDLLTEIMGSFSVGVSMLNSRDSDQFLGVPASPIIDQVPEVDPGKKQAKGVKERRGCYKRRRTSDSRVEISSTIQDAYQWRKYGQKEILNSKYPRCYFRCTHKHVHGCKAVKQVQQLDDESNMFNITYFGYHTCPSPNSFSQHGLVLDFGDSKNHKNFSNNPSTITNVHTDPFVKQEVDSKVQTTENTSDNTSTANDDYSSTSNLVWNMNDHELLMGFDHEGSCGSTSSNSYLNMEFFNNGDFTTDYPLIDFTG, translated from the exons ATGGACCAAAAACAACAATTCTTGATTGAAACCCTAACTAAAGGAAGAGACTCTTTAAAAAAGCTGCAGTATTTACTTCGCCGgaaagttaatgatgatgatgggaCGGGATCCGTTGAAGATCTTTTAACGGAAATAATGGGGTCTTTCTCCGTTGGTGTTTCTATGTTGAATTCTCGTGATTCCGACCAGTTTCTTGGGGTTCCGGCGAGTCCCATTATTGACCAAGTACCAGAAGTTGACCCCGGTAAGAAACAGGCAAAGGGTGTAAAAGAACGGAGAGGGTGTTACAAGAGAAG AAGGACATCAGATTCTAGGGTCGAGATCAGTAGTACAATTCAAGATGCATATCAATGGAGAAAGTATGGTCAAAAAGAGATCCTTAACTCTAAATACCCAAG ATGCTACTTTAGGTGCACCCACAAACATGTTCACGGTTGTAAAGCAGTTAAACAAGTTCAACAATTGGATGATGAATCAAACATGTTCAACATCACATATTTTGGCTATCACACTTGCCCTAGTCCAAATTCGTTTTCACAACATGGACTTGTCCTTGATTTTGGAGATTCCAAAAACCATAAAAATTTCTCAAACAACCCTTCAACTATTACAAATGTCCACACTGATCCCTTTGTAAAACAAGAAGTTGATTCAAAAGTCCAAACTACCGAAAATACCTCTGATAATACTTCAACTGCCAATGACGATTATTCATCAACTTCCAATTTGGTATGGAATATGAATGATCATGAATTATTGATGGGTTTTGACCATGAAGGTTCTTGTGGATCCACTAGCTCCAATAGTTATTTGAATATGGAGTTTTTCAACAATGGTGATTTTACAACCGATTATCCTTTAATCGATTTCACGGGTTAA
- the LOC139895722 gene encoding WRKY DNA-binding transcription factor 70-like, with translation MEKSKVILVETLLRGRNSAKRLQNLLCRKEKLNFVSVDVLVTEIADSFVNGLLMLNPDDFGSASLASECLANDNNEMISSPAAKLGRGRYKRKTMEYSRVKINDTSEDAYQWRKYGQKDIQNSKFPRCYYRCTHKDDHGCMATKHVQQLEEESNKFRITYFGHHTCQNLHSVSHCGPGVVLDFGSFKNHEYLTSSPSSSTSIHKKSSRIQKDESNKVSLTKDAQRSPSSLSNDRMISEFNPSCFEATTSENNGSSSSVISHDILWTDFVENDIFSNILVDDVLLMLDSL, from the exons ATGGAGAAAAGTAAAGTCATTTTGGTCGAAACTCTACTTAGAGGCAGAAATTCTGCTAAGAGGCTACAAAATTTACTTTGCCGAAAGGAGAAATTAAATTTCGTTTCCGTTGATGTTTTAGTGACGGAAATTGCAGATTCGTTTGTAAATGGTCTTCTAATGTTGAATCCTGATGATTTTGGTTCGGCTTCGTTGGCATCAGAATGTTTAGCCAACGACAACAATGAGATGATTTCCTCGCCCGCAGCGAAACTAGGGAGAGGTCGTTACAAaag AAAGACGATGGAATATTCAAGGGTCAAAATCAATGATACAAGTGAAGATGCTTATCAATGGCGGAAATACGGACAAAAGGATATTCAAAACTCTAAATTCCCAAG ATGTTATTACCGATGTACACACAAGGATGATCATGGTTGTATGGCCACAAAACATGTTCAACAGTTGGAGGAAGAATCAAACAAGTTCCGTATCACATATTTCGGTCATCACACTTGCCAGAACCTACATTCGGTTTCACACTGCGGGCCGGGTGTGGTCCTTGATTTTGGAAGTTTTAAAAATCATGAATATTTAACAAGTAGTCCCTCATCTTCTACCAGTATCCATAAGAAGTCCTCACGAATACAGAAAGATGAATCCAACAAGGTTTCGTTAACCAAAGATGCACAAAGGTCCCCATCTTCACTCTCGAATGATCGGATGATTAGCGAATTCAATCCTTCTTGTTTCGAAGCTACAACATCTGAAAACAATGGTTCTTCTTCGTCTGTTATCTCTCATGACATTTTATGGACGGATTTCGTTGAGAATGACATTTTCAGTAACATTCTAGTGGATGATGTGTTGTTGATGTTAGATTCTTTATAA
- the LOC139899668 gene encoding uncharacterized protein, with protein sequence MFPYIRVKTIKTIKIRWSLKSDGLFSVASARACIDRSLLPSSDTPTTWLAFLPGKVNIFLWRLIRDRLPHRLNLSSRGLAIQSISCGFCNQGVESLDHLFFSCSYAREVWRAVFIWVDRPFHGFSSWQEILSWIDSLNGNVASKDCVFAIVVATLWMLWRLRNCLVFNDKSVKKCAVVDSIKFFSFAWLKFRAKRCVNGNDWLLSPL encoded by the coding sequence ATGTTCCCATACATAAGAGTGAAGACCATCAAAACAATTAAGATTCGTTGGTCGTTAAAAAGTGATGGGTTGTTTTCTGTTGCGTCTGCTCGTGCTTGTATCGATAGGTCCTTGTTACCTTCTTCTGACACTCCTACGACTTGGTTGGCTTTTTTACCTGGTAAAGTTAACATTTTTCTTTGGCGTTTAATTCGGGATAGGCTTCCTCATAGGCTTAATTTATCGAGTCGTGGTTTAGCGATTCAGTCGATTTCGTGCGGCTTTTGTAATCAAGGTGTTGAAAGCTTGGATCATTTATTTTTTAGTTGCTCTTATGCTCGTGAGGTTTGGCGGGCTGTTTTCATTTGGGTGGATCGTCCTTTTCATGGTTTTTCTTCGTGGCAAGAGATTCTTAGTTGGATTGATTCGTTGAATGGTAATGTGGCTTCGAAGGATTGTGTGTTCGCCATCGTTGTTGCGACTTTATGGATGCTTTGGCGACTCAGAAATTGCTTAGTGTTTAATGATAAATCCGTTAAAAAATGTGCCGTTGTTGATTCGATTAAGTTTTTTTCTTTTGCTTGGCTTAAATTTAGAGCTAAGCGTTGTGTAAATGGGAACGATTGGCTTTTAAGCCCCTTGTAA
- the LOC139895723 gene encoding WRKY transcription factor 55-like isoform X1 — protein MSMEEIVSLIFHGCKLVKNLEETLANIANQPHALINSCDEISSAFGNVREKLSMALQEYGHHDHEPPMVVPEWLTSSHGIMDMVLHEQLAHHQQNELEAIIGQEFGAGNVEAVATKDIAPSSLHRTRKRKHEADRRMYRIPAPRMGNTEIPPEDGYTWRKYGQKEILGSRFPRGYYRCTHQKLYNCPAKKQVQRLDNDPYTFEVSYRGDHTCTMSTTAPSMP, from the exons ATGTCAATGGAGGAAATTGTTTCTTTAATCTTTCATGGGTGTAAGTTAGTTAAAAACCTTGAAGAAACACTAGCCAATATAGCAAACCAACCCCATGCTCTTATTAATTCGTGTGATGAGATTAGTAGTGCTTTTGGTAATGTGAGGGAGAAGTTGAGCATGGCGCTGCAAGAGTATGGTCACCATGATCATGAGCCGCCAATGGTCGTGCCAGAGTGGCTAACAAGTTCGCACGGCATAATGGATATGGTGCTACATGAACAACTTGCTCACCATCAACAAAATGAATTGGAGGCCATTATTGGTCAAGAATTTGGTGCTGGAAATGTGGAAGCTGTGGCAACGAAAGATATCGCTCCTTCTTCATTGCATCGAACTAGAAAAAG GAAACATGAAGCAGATAGACGAATGTATCGTATACCTGCTCCCAGAATGGGCAACACAGAAATTCCACCAGAAGACGGCTACACTTGGAGAAAATACGGTCAAAAAGAAATACTTGGCTCGAGATTTCCAAG GGGATATTACAGATGCACCCATCAGAAATTATACAATTGTCCAGCCAAAAAACAAGTTCAAAGACTTGACAATGACCCTTATACTTTTGAAGTTAGTTATCGCGGTGATCATACATGTACCATGTCCACTACCGCCCCTTCCATGCCGTAA